The Proteus terrae subsp. cibarius genome contains the following window.
AGACTTTTGCGGCGGCTAAAGTGCGTTGAGCACTGATATCGCGCAAGATAAGTCTGTCGTTATCCACCAGCCAAAGGGATTCATCAAGAATAAGCTCAGCTAACTGTGGTGTTTCATTAGCATCATTTAAAAGAGCAACACGACCTGTAATATGGCGTGTACCGTGGTGAATATGTACAGGCTGCCAATGCTTTAAAGGTTCATTTCCAATTAAACTGACTAATATTTTATGAGATTGATAGTTAGGTGCTTGAGAAAGCAACCAGTCACCACGAGAGACATTTTCTTTACTGACATCACCTGTGATGTTAATGGCAATACGATGACCTGCACCCGCACTCTCTACGGGCTGATTTTGTGCATGTAAGGCTCTTATTCTTACTGGTTTATCTGCACCAGTTAGCCAAAAGGTATCACCAACAGAGATTTGTCCTGCAAGTGCGGTACCCGTGACAACTAAACCAGCCCCTTTAATGCTAAAAACACGGTCTATTGCTAAACGAAAACGTTTATGCCATTGAGGGTGTTGTTGCTCTTGCTGATGCAACTCAACAAGGTAGTTACGAAGCGCTGGAATACCTTCACCTGAAGGGGCTGAAGTGACAAAAATATCAGGTTGTTGCCAGCCTAAATTGGCTAATACATCGATTGTTTGTGAACGAACTTCTTCAATTCGCTCAGGTGTAACGCGATCTGCTTTGGTGAGAATAACGGTAACTTGAGGACAGCCAGCAAGATGTAAAATAGAAATATGTTCGATGGTTTGTGCCATAACGCCATCGTCACAAGCCACAATTAATAGTGCATGAGAGATCCCACCGACGCCCGCGAGCATATTTGAAAGGAATTTCTCATGGCCGGGAACATCCACAAAACCAATTGAGGTTCCATCATCTTGACGCCAATAGGCATAACCTAAATCAATGGTCATGCCTCGTTTTTTCTCTTCAGGTAAATGGGTCGTATCTACCCCAGTAATGGCCTGTATAAGTGTGGTCTTTCCGTGGTCTACGTGACCTGCTGTCGCAAAAATCATAGTAAAAGTGCCTGTATTAATGCATTTTCATCCTCAAGACAGCGCAGATCAAGCCACAGGCGACCATCAGTAATTCGACCAATAATTGGCTTTTCTAAATTACGCCAATGCGCAGCTAGCGC
Protein-coding sequences here:
- the selB gene encoding selenocysteine-specific translation elongation factor — translated: MIFATAGHVDHGKTTLIQAITGVDTTHLPEEKKRGMTIDLGYAYWRQDDGTSIGFVDVPGHEKFLSNMLAGVGGISHALLIVACDDGVMAQTIEHISILHLAGCPQVTVILTKADRVTPERIEEVRSQTIDVLANLGWQQPDIFVTSAPSGEGIPALRNYLVELHQQEQQHPQWHKRFRLAIDRVFSIKGAGLVVTGTALAGQISVGDTFWLTGADKPVRIRALHAQNQPVESAGAGHRIAINITGDVSKENVSRGDWLLSQAPNYQSHKILVSLIGNEPLKHWQPVHIHHGTRHITGRVALLNDANETPQLAELILDESLWLVDNDRLILRDISAQRTLAAAKVLHLHSPRRGKRQAEFLTWLHQLNSADSVSANLALCLPKGELSLSQFAWAQQLTESALTQLLETFDLVSVAGVILSKENADNAKQKLLDTLAEYHQQHNDQMGVGRSRLKRMALPTYHDELVYHLIDQLRKEGAISQSRGWLHLPTHGLAFSPEQDALWQNAKVYFEQSEPWWVRDLANEMKNDEKVIRSLLRKAAQLGLIIPIIADRYYTHQTIEKFASIIVKYNENNGSVTAADFRDELSVGRKLAVQILEYFDRTGFTRRKKDLHILRDKGLF